The segment ACAGCGGCTGGCTCGCCCGCCAGTGGGGCGGCAACATCCACCATGTCCACCTGAAAGACGCCGCGGGCGAGCCGCGCATGGGCAAGTTCGTGTTTCCCATGCTCGGCGAGGGCCTGGTCCCCTGGGCCGAGTTTTTCCAGGCCCTGGACGACATCGGCTACGCGGGCTGCTGCTCCGTCGAGTACGAGTCCTTCGCGTACCACGCCAATGTGCTCAAGGGGGACACGGAGGCCGCCGCCCGCCTCTCCTTTGAACAGGTGAACGCGCTGCTCCCCTGAGCTGCGCAAAGGAGACACCCATGAACGGACGTGATCGCATTCTCGCCTGCATCAAAGACGGAAACTCCGGCCGCACCCCCTTCATGCCCATCACCATGATGTTCGCCGCCGACCTCATCGGCCGGCCCTACCGCGAATACGCCACGGACTATCGTGTGCTGGCCGAGGGCCAGATGCGGGTGGCCGAACTTTTCGGCGCGGACTTTGTCTCCTGCATCTCCGACCCCGCCCGCGAGTCCGCGGACTGCGGCGCGTCCGTGGTCTATTTCGACAACCAGCCGCCCGCACTGGACGAGGGAAACGCCCTGCTCGCGGACAAGTCCCGCCTGCTTAGCCTTGCCCAGCCCGACCCCCTCGGCGGCGGCCGCATGACCGACCGGGTCCATGCCGCCGCGCTCCTCCGCGAGCGCGCCGCCGGAAACCTCCTGATCGAGGGCTGGGTCGAGGGCCCCTGCGCCCTCGCCGCCGACCTGCGCGGCATCAACACCATCATGATGGACTTCTTCGAGGACCCGGACTACGCCCGCGAACTCATGGCGTTTTGCGTGGACACGGCCCTGGCCTTTGCACGCGCCCAGCTCGACGCGGGCGCGGAAATCATCGGCGTCGGCGACGCCGCCGCGTCCCTCGTCGGCCCCATGATTTACGACGAGCTCGTCCAGCCCATGGAGAAAATTCTGGTGGACGGGATTCAGGCCCATGGCGGCATGGTGCGCCTGCACATCTGCGGGAACACCACCCCCATCCTCGACGGCATGGGACGGCTCGGCTGTGAAATCGTGGACCTCGACCACATGGTCTCCATGGCCGCAGCACGCCGGGCCATGGGGCCGGACCAGGTCCTGCTCGGCAACATAGACCCCGTCAGCGTCCTGCGAAACGGCACCCCGGACACCGTCCGCGCCGCACTCGCCCAGTGCCGCGACGACGCCGCGCCGCGCCATATCGTCGGCGCAGGCTGCGAAGTCGTCCGCGACACCCCACACGAAAACCTCCATGCCATGCGCCTGTTTGCGGAAAACGGGTGACCCAGGGGTCACCCGTTCAAACCAGCATCCTGCCGCGCCCCCTCCGCCACCACCATCCGTCCGATCGGTCCGATCAGTCCGATCGGTCCTACTCCTTGCCCGCCGTCACCCCCGGCCACTCGTCCGTCCGGAACGGCGACGCGGGAAGGCCCGCGCCGTTGCACAGGTTGCACTCCGGGTTGTTCGCCCAGGCGTAGCGCACCGCCACCGGCTCGGCCACGCCGGGCGACGACACCACCACCTTGTCCCCGTCTATCCGCGCGTCGGCCCACACGAACTTGCGGTCGGCTCCGGCAATGGCAAAGCCCTTCAGCGCGCCGCCGCCCTGCGCCGCCAGCCCGCCCTCCGCATGGTCAAACCACAGGTGCGCCGCCCCCTTCTCCACGCTCATCCGCTTGTACATCGGTCCGGACCAAACCACATCCCGCCCGTAGTCCTTCGCCAGCGCGTTCAACGCCAGCCGCTTCCCCACGTCCTGCTTGTTCCGCGGGTGGATGTCCTTTGCCTCGCCAATATCTATCGCCACCGCCATGCCCGTGTTCTTCAGCGACAGGGTCATCGTCTGCGCCTCGCGCAGCTCCGCCCAGTCCGAATCCGCCGGCTCCGGCAGTGTGTCCGTGAAGTTCGCCAACTGCACAAAATAGAACGGAAAATCGCCCTGGCCCCAGCGCTCGCGCCAGTCTGTGATCATCGCCGGGAACAACTGCCGGTACTGGTACGCCCGCCCCGCGTTGCTCTCGCCCTGGTACCAGATCGCACCCTTGAACCCATAGGGCACCAACGGCGCGATCATCGCGTTGTACAGGCCCGACGCCCGGTGCGGATGGTCCGGACCCATCGGCCCGCCCGGCTGGCGCGGCTCCGGCCTGCCCTCCGCCTTTGCCTTCTCCGCCGCCGCCTTCCACGCGGCCATCGCCTCCTCATGCTTCTTCAGCGCCTCCGGATACCCCTCCAGAATGCCGTCCCAGCGGTCGGCGATCACCTTCAGCGCCGGCTCCGAAAGCAGCTTCTCGCGGCTCGTCCAAGACTCCGCCGGGGTGCCCCCCCACGACGTGTGGATCAGCCCCACCGGCTGCTTCAACTCACGGTGCAGGTCCCGCCCGAAGAAATACAGCACCGCCGAAAAACCCGGAACGCTCTCCGGCGTGCACACCATCCACTCGCCGTTGCAGTCCTCCTGCGGCTCCGCCGCCACCTTCCGCTCCACGTAGAACAGCCGGACTTCAGGATACTGCGCCGCCGCAATCTCCTTCTCCGCGTCATTCGAGTCCTTCACCGTCCACTGCATGTTCGACTGGCCCGATCCTATCCACACCTCCCCCGCAAGCACATCGTCAAACGTGAGCGTGTTCTCCTTCCCCGCGACGACCAGTTGCAGCGCGCCCTCCCCCTGAACCTTCGGCAGGTCCACCCGCCACTTCCCGGCGCTGTCCGCCGTGGCCTTCGCCGTGTGCCCCCCCAGCGACACCGACACCTCCTCGCCCGGCTCCGCCTTGCCCCACACCGGCACCGCCTGCCCCTGCTGCACCACCATGTGGCTCCCGAAAATGCTCGGCACACTCACCGCCGCATACAGCGGCCCCGCCAACAGCCCCAGCACAACCGCCAGACAAATGATTCTTCCACGCATCGCCCATTCCTTTCGGTTGAAATTAAACCCGAAACGCCAGTCTAGCAAAACCGCAGCCAAAACACGAAAACGCAATCACAACCTGGGAGGGCACCCGTACCGCGGTTGTCCCGCCTGCCCTGTCCATGCCTGTCCGTGCCCGCCCGTGCCCGCCCGTGCCTGTCCGTGCCTTGTCCGTGCCTGTCCGTGCCTTGTCCGTGCCTGTCCGTGTCCCGCCCGTGCCCGCCCGTGCCTTGTCCGTGCCCGTCCGTGCCTGTCCCGTGCCCGTCCGTGTCCCGTACCGCAGGCGTCCCGCCTGCCTTGTCCAATCCGGTCCCTACACCCTCCTCCTCTTCACGTTCCTTGCGTTCTTTGCGCTCTTTGCGGTTGTTCCTTCCCGTCCACTCCGTCCACCCGGTCCACCTTTTCTTTCCCCTGCGGCGCCGCCGCCTCACATGAGCGCCGTGCTGAAATAACGCTCCGCCCGGTCCGGCAGGACCGTCGCGATGTTGCCGTCAATCTTCCCGAG is part of the Candidatus Hydrogenedentota bacterium genome and harbors:
- a CDS encoding uroporphyrinogen decarboxylase family protein, whose product is MNGRDRILACIKDGNSGRTPFMPITMMFAADLIGRPYREYATDYRVLAEGQMRVAELFGADFVSCISDPARESADCGASVVYFDNQPPALDEGNALLADKSRLLSLAQPDPLGGGRMTDRVHAAALLRERAAGNLLIEGWVEGPCALAADLRGINTIMMDFFEDPDYARELMAFCVDTALAFARAQLDAGAEIIGVGDAAASLVGPMIYDELVQPMEKILVDGIQAHGGMVRLHICGNTTPILDGMGRLGCEIVDLDHMVSMAAARRAMGPDQVLLGNIDPVSVLRNGTPDTVRAALAQCRDDAAPRHIVGAGCEVVRDTPHENLHAMRLFAENG
- a CDS encoding sialate O-acetylesterase, whose product is MVVQQGQAVPVWGKAEPGEEVSVSLGGHTAKATADSAGKWRVDLPKVQGEGALQLVVAGKENTLTFDDVLAGEVWIGSGQSNMQWTVKDSNDAEKEIAAAQYPEVRLFYVERKVAAEPQEDCNGEWMVCTPESVPGFSAVLYFFGRDLHRELKQPVGLIHTSWGGTPAESWTSREKLLSEPALKVIADRWDGILEGYPEALKKHEEAMAAWKAAAEKAKAEGRPEPRQPGGPMGPDHPHRASGLYNAMIAPLVPYGFKGAIWYQGESNAGRAYQYRQLFPAMITDWRERWGQGDFPFYFVQLANFTDTLPEPADSDWAELREAQTMTLSLKNTGMAVAIDIGEAKDIHPRNKQDVGKRLALNALAKDYGRDVVWSGPMYKRMSVEKGAAHLWFDHAEGGLAAQGGGALKGFAIAGADRKFVWADARIDGDKVVVSSPGVAEPVAVRYAWANNPECNLCNGAGLPASPFRTDEWPGVTAGKE